From one Eptesicus fuscus isolate TK198812 chromosome 21, DD_ASM_mEF_20220401, whole genome shotgun sequence genomic stretch:
- the IRF2BP1 gene encoding interferon regulatory factor 2-binding protein 1 produces MASVQASRRQWCYLCDLPKMPWAMVWDFSEAVCRGCVNFEGADRIELLIDAARQLKRSHVLPEGRSPGPPALKHPTTKDLAAAAAQGPQLPPPQAQPQPSGTGGSASSQDRYDRATSSGRLPLPSPALEYTLGSRLANGLGREDAVVEGARRALLGSMPGLVPPGLLAAAVTGLGSRALTLAPGLSPARPIFGSDFEKEKQQRNADCLAELNEAMRGRAEEWHGRPKAVREQLLALSACAPFNVRFKKDHGLVGRVFAFDAAARPPGYEFELKLFTEYPCGSGNVYAGVLAVARQMFHDALREPGKALASSGFKYLEYERRHGSGEWRQLGELLTDGVRSFREPAPAEALPQQYPEAAPAALCGPPPRAPSRNLAPSTRRRKASPEPEGEAAGKMTTEEQQQRHWVAPGGPYSAETPGMPSPIAALKNVAEALGHSPKDPSGGGGPGRAGGASPAASSTAQPVAQHRLVARNGDAEVSPTTGAEAVSGGGSGTGATPGAPLCCTLCRERLEDTHFVQCPSVPGHKFCFPCSREFIKAQGPAGEVYCPSGDKCPLVGSSVPWAFMQGEIATILAGDIKVKKERDP; encoded by the coding sequence ATGGCGTCTGTGCAGGCGTCCCGCCGCCAGTGGTGCTACCTGTGCGACCTGCCCAAGATGCCGTGGGCCATGGTGTGGGACTTCAGTGAGGCCGTGTGCCGCGGCTGCGTGAACTTTGAGGGCGCGGATCGCATTGAACTGCTCATCGACGCCGCCCGCCAGCTCAAGCGCAGCCACGTGCTCCCCGAGGGCCGCTCACCGGGGCCCCCGGCCCTCAAGCACCCCACCACCAAGgacctggctgctgctgctgcacagGGACCCCAGCTGCCGCCACCGCAGGCCCAGCCGCAGCCCTCGGGGACTGGCGGCAGCGCTTCGAGCCAGGACCGCTATGACAGGGCCACATCATCCGGCCGCCTCCCCCTGCCGTCGCCTGCCCTGGAGTACACGCTGGGGTCCCGCCTCGCCAATGGGCTGGGCCGCGAGGACGCCGTGGTGGAGGGGGCGAGAAGGGCCTTGCTTGGCTCCATGCCTGGCTTGGTGCCCCCCGGGCTGCTggcagctgcagtgactggcCTGGGAAGCCGAGCTCTGACTCTGGCACCCGGCTTGAGCCCTGCCCGTCCGATCTTCGGCTCCGATTTCGAGAAGGAGAAGCAGCAGAGGAATGCGGACTGTCTGGCAGAACTGAATGAGGCCATGCGGGGCAGGGCAGAGGAGTGGCACGGGCGCCCGAAAGCAGTGCGGGAACAGCTGCTGGCGCTGTCTGCCTGTGCCCCCTTCAATGTCCGCTTCAAGAAGGATCACGGGCTGGTGGGGCGGGTATTCGCCTTCGatgccgccgcccgcccgccaggcTACGAGTTTGAGCTGAAGCTCTTCACCGAGTATCCCTGTGGTTCCGGCAACGTGTATGCAGGAGTCCTGGCCGTGGCTCGCCAGATGTTTCATGATGCTCTGCGGGAGCCAGGCAAGGCCCTGGCCTCATCAGGCTTCAAGTACCTCGAATATGAACGCCGACACGGCTCAGGGGAGTGGCGCCAGCTGGGAGAGCTGCTCACCGACGGCGTCCGAAGTTTCCGCGAGCCCGCTCCTGCCGAAGCCCTGCCCCAGCAGTACCCAGAGGCGGCTCCCGCAGCTCTGTGCGGCCCACCCCCGAGAGCCCCGTCCCGGAACCTGGCGCCCAGCACACGCCGCCGCAAGGCATCCCCTGAGCCTGAGGGGGAGGCGGCTGGGAAGATGACcaccgaggagcagcagcagcgacACTGGGTAGCTCCGGGTGGTCCGTACTCTGCCGAGACCCCTGGTATGCCCTCACCCATCGCTGCCCTGAAGAATGTGGCTGAAGCTCTGGGCCACTCCCCCAAGGaccccagtgggggcgggggccctGGGCGTGCAGGGGGTGCCAGCCCAGCGGCCTCCTCCACGGCCCAGCCTGTAGCCCAGCATCGCCTCGTGGCCCGAAATGGGGATGCCGAAGTCAGCCCTACCACCGGGGCAGAAGCCGTTAGCGGGGGTGGTAGCGGCACTGGGGCCACCCCCGGAGCCCCCCTGTGCTGTACCCTGTGCCGGGAGCGGCTGGAAGACACCCACTTCGTCCAGTGCCCCTCGGTGCCCGGACACAAGTTCTGCTTTCCCTGCTCGAGAGAGTTCATCAAGGCGCAGGGCCCCGCTGGCGAGGTGTACTGCCCCAGTGGAGACAAGTGCCCGCTGGTAGGCTCCTCCGTCCCCTGGGCCTTCATGCAGGGGGAGATAGCCACCATCCTTGCTGGAGACATCAAGGTTAAGAAAGAACGGGACCCCTAG
- the MYPOP gene encoding myb-related transcription factor, partner of profilin encodes MASAAAGEAEETTRLRKPRFSFEENQILIREVRAHYPQLYGAQSRRVSVAERRRVWDGIAAKINGITSWKRTGQEVQKRWNDFKRRTKEKLARVPHSTQGAGATAEDAFSAEEETIFAILGPGVAGPGAGAGAEQPPAAPPSQPLAPSAYTQRYVLSEDRREDRGADPPAHSKGGSSSPEPWARPSCNPQERGCPPPKERESSPPPALQTVQLPRLALSPPPPAPPAPPPPPQVQVAPSPASPSPPLLPLPVPSAPDPSLDFLRAQQETANAIRELAGTLRQGLTKLSEALSALLPLLPGTPADPLPPPPPPPPRPVLPPPAPKVEITPEPVSVVAAVVDRARVAARGVIIARRNEEGTPRPPPTPPPPHDSPPHKRRKGFPTRKRRGRWKSP; translated from the exons ATGGCCTCGGCGGCGGCGGGCGAAGCGGAAGAGACCACCCGGCTGCGCAAGCCGCGGTTCTCGTTCGAAGAGAACCAGATCCTGATCCGGGAGGTGCGCGCCCACTACCCGCAGCTCTACGGCGCGCAGAGCCGTCGGGTGAGCGTGGCCGAGCGGCGGCGCGTGTGGGACGGCATCGCGGCCAAGATCAACGGCATCACCAGCTGGAAGCGCACTGGCCAGGAGGTGCAGAAGCGCTGGAACGACTTCAAGCGCCGCACCAAGGAGAAGCTGGCCCGCGTGCCGCACTCCACGCAAGGTGCTGGGGCTACCGCCGAGGACGCCTTCTCTGCCGAGGAGGAGACCATTTTTGCCATCCTCGGGCCGGGTGTGGCGGGGCCAGGAGCTGGTGCAGGGGCGGAGCAGCCCCCAGCGGCGCCCCCCTCACAGCCACTGGCCCCAAGTGCTTACACCCAACGCTATGTGTTGTCCGAGGACCGCAGGGAAGACCGAGGGGCAG ATCCACCAGCCCACAGCAAGGGGGGCTCCAGCAGCCCGGAGCCCTGGGCCCGGCCCTCCTGCAATCCCCAGGAAAGGGGCTGCCCACCACCCAAGGAGCGTGAGTCCTCGCCCCCTCCAGCCCTGCAGACCGTCCAGCTGCCCCGTCTGGCCTTGTCTCcaccgcccccagcccctccagcaCCCCCGCCACCGCCACAGGTTCAAGTGGCACCCTCGCCCGccagcccctcaccccctctcctgcctctgcctgtgccCTCGGCCCCAGACCCCTCCCTGGACTTCCTGCGGGCGCAGCAGGAGACTGCCAACGCCATCAGGGAGCTGGCTGGCACCCTGCGGCAGGGACTGACCAAACTGAGTGAGGCCCTCAGCGCCCTGCTGCCCCTTCTGCCTGGAACCCCAGCTGAcccactgcccccacctccacccccaccccccaggcctgtcctgcctccacctgcccccaaGGTGGAGATCACCCCCGAGCCCGTGTCTGTGGTGGCTGCTGTCGTGGACCGGGCCAGGGTGGCAGCCAGGGGGGTGATCATCGCCCGTAGAAACGAGGAAGGGACCCCccggccacccccaacccctcctccgCCCCATGACTCCCCCCCACACAAGAGGAGGAAAGGTTTTCCTACACGGAAGAGGCGAGGGCGATGGAAATCTCCGTGA